One region of Fragaria vesca subsp. vesca linkage group LG4, FraVesHawaii_1.0, whole genome shotgun sequence genomic DNA includes:
- the LOC101295033 gene encoding uncharacterized protein LOC101295033, which yields MAGVITKFFTASLFMWIAPVAILYGYNNNLIPGSSDLSPHTLTLLSGFLAVVSVNIVIAFYIYMAMKEPSDKHEPDPAFLAEAKASINQSTADAGSSSQSSKKNE from the exons ATGGCCGGAGTAATAACAAAGTTTTTTACTGCGTCATTGTTCATGTGGATAGCTCCTGTTGCAATATTGTACGGGTATAACAACAATCTGATTCCTG GTTCAAGCGACTTGTCTCCTCATACTCTCACACTGTTGAGTGGATTCCTTGCTGTTGTTTCTGTCAATATAGTAATTGCATTCTACATATATATGGCAATGAAGGAACCTTCGGATAAACATGAGCCTGATCCTGCATTTCTTGCTGAGGCCAAAGCTAGCATAAACCAGTCTACAGCTGACGCTGGCAGCTCTTCCCAATCCTCCAAGAAAAATGAGTAA
- the LOC101301386 gene encoding BI1-like protein-like, with protein sequence MGFRLPQFMKSGDVEAQKDGQLYPNQMETPQLRWAFIRKVYSIVLFQLALTVAVAAVVVTVEDIPKFFRTGPGLGTLVVIIILTVAIAISLWWLHNKHPWNYVLLILFTIFKAITIGFCCAYKEGKIVLLAVILTATVFLALTLYTFWAVKRGADFSFMGPFLFAACIMLFTFALIQFIVPMGPWWKCTLAALGAILACAFIVYDTDNIIKRLSYDEYILGAISIYADIVLLFLSLLGFDF encoded by the exons ATGGGGTTCCGATTACCACAGTTCATGAAGAGTGGCGACGTAGAGGCCCAAAAAGATGGCCAACTTTACCCTAATCAAATGGAGACGCCTCAGCTCCGTTGGGCCTTCATCCGCAAGGTTTACAGCATTGTCCTCTTCCAGCTGGCTCTCACCGTCGCAGTTGCCGCCGTCGTCGTCACCGTCGAGGACATTCCCAAATTCTTTAGAACCGGTCCCGGTTTAGGAACCCTAGTGGTCATCATTATCCTTACTGTAGCCA TTGCTATTTCGTTGTGGTGGTTGCACAACAAGCATCCTTGGAATTATGTGCTGCTTATTTTGTTTACCATTTTTAAGGCGATTACGATTGGGTTTTGTTGTGCGTATAAAGAAG GAAAGATTGTTTTGCTGGCCGTGATTCTGACGGCGACGGTGTTTCTTGCCCTGACTCTATACACATTCTGGGCAGTCAAAAGAGGAGCAGATTTCTCCTTCATGGGGCCATTTTTGTTTGCTGCATGTATCATGCTTTTTACATTTGCCCTCATTCAG TTTATCGTACCTATGGGGCCTTGGTGGAAGTGTACACTTGCAGCCTTGGGAGCGATTCTGGCCTGTGCGTTTATTGTATACGACACAGACAACATCATCAAGCGCCTGAGCTACGACGAGTACATCTTGGGAGCTATCTCCATATACGCCGATATTGTCCTGCTTTTTCTTTCTCTTCTAGGGTTTGACTTTTAG
- the LOC101295322 gene encoding chlorophyllase-2, chloroplastic-like encodes MSTSSCSNVFELGKYRVEFQTVDAAETSSGCCSTKSSSTVSLRPPKQLLIGLPCEAGEFPVLLLLHGFLLSNSFYSQLIQHIASHGFIVISPQLYTIAGSDTSDEIKSTAAITNWLSEGLQSLLPPHVHANLNKLALAGHSRGGKVSFALALGKEGITTSLKFSALIGIDPVDGMDKGKQTPPPVLTYVPHSFDLEGMAVMVIGTGLGEVKRNPLFPACAPKGVNHEDFFNECRKPACYFVAKDYGHLDMLDDETKGVRGKATYCLCKNGKSREPMRKFVGGVVVAFIKAYLGGDSNELMAISEAGYDAAPIELQSVEFLL; translated from the exons ATGTCTACTTCATCTTGTTCAAACGTTTTTGAGCTTGGAAAGTACAGGGTAGAGTTCCAAACAGTTGATGCAGCAGAGACTAGTAGTGGATGCTGCAGCACCAAGTCTTCTTCAACTGTTTCGCTTCGGCCTCCGAAGCAGCTTTTGATTGGCTTGCCTTGCGAAGCTGGAGAGTTCCCAGTGCTGCTCCTCCTCCATGGTTTTCTTCTCTCCAACTCTTTCTACTCTCAGCTTATCCAACACATCGCCTCTCATGGCTTCATCGTCATTTCCCC ACAGTTGTATACAATAGCTGGATCAGATACAAGTGATGAGATCAAGTCCACAGCTGCAATAACAAACTGGTTATCAGAAGGACTTCAATCCTTGCTTCCACCGCATGTTCATGCAAATCTAAACAAGCTAGCACTCGCCGGGCATAGTCGAGGAGGCAAAGTTTCTTTTGCACTAGCATTAGGGAAAGAAGGCATCACTACTAGCTTGAAATTTTCAGCCTTAATAGGCATAGACCCAGTTGATGGAATGGACAAGGGAAAACAGACCCCTCCACCAGTACTAACCTATGTCCCTCATTCTTTCGATCTTGAAGGCATGGCAGTAATGGTGATTGGTACTGGTTTGGGTGAAGTGAAGAGAAACCCTCTATTCCCTGCTTGTGCTCCAAAGGGTGTAAACCATGAGGACTTCTTCAATGAATGCCGAAAACCGGCTTGTTACTTTGTGGCCAAGGACTACGGGCATCTTGATATGCTTGATGATGAGACAAAGGGGGTTAGAGGGAAGGCTACATATTGTTTGTGCAAAAATGGCAAGTCTAGGGAACCCATGAGAAAATTTGTTGGAGGAGTTGTGGTTGCTTTCATTAAAGCCTATTTGGGAGGGGATAGCAATGAACTAATGGCTATAAGTGAAGCAGGGTATGATGCTGCACCAATTGAGCTTCAAAGTGTTGAATTCCTATTGTGA